A DNA window from Sporosarcina sp. ANT_H38 contains the following coding sequences:
- the ftsZ gene encoding cell division protein FtsZ, translating into MLEFDTNVDALAVIKVIGVGGGGNNAVNRMIEHGVQGVEFIAVNTDAQALNLSTAEVKLQIGGKLTRGLGAGANPEVGKKAAEESREQIEEALRGSDMVFVTAGMGGGTGTGAAPVIAQIAKDIGALTVGVVTRPFTFEGRKRQTQAIGGITAMKESVDTLIVIPNDKLLEIVDKNTPMLEAFREADNVLRQGVQGISDLIAVPGLINLDFADVKTIMSNKGSALMGIGMSTGENRASEAAKKAISSPLLETSIDGAKGVLMNITGGSNLSLFEVQEAADIVASASDEDVNMIFGSVINDNLKDEIIVTVIATGFSEEQLTVSRPARSPGFGASRSQPREQQSPIQQPPTRERREEAPQFQQQEPTRQSQSGQQDDTLDIPTFLRNRRR; encoded by the coding sequence ATGCTAGAATTTGATACGAATGTTGACGCCCTTGCAGTCATCAAAGTAATTGGTGTTGGTGGCGGCGGCAATAACGCTGTAAATAGAATGATTGAACATGGTGTACAAGGTGTGGAATTTATAGCGGTGAATACGGACGCTCAGGCATTAAACCTATCGACTGCTGAAGTGAAATTGCAAATTGGTGGTAAATTGACACGCGGATTAGGAGCAGGTGCAAATCCGGAAGTCGGTAAAAAAGCTGCTGAAGAAAGCAGAGAACAAATCGAAGAAGCATTGCGTGGATCTGATATGGTGTTCGTGACTGCGGGTATGGGTGGCGGAACAGGTACTGGAGCTGCTCCTGTCATCGCTCAAATTGCGAAAGATATTGGTGCACTGACTGTAGGCGTTGTTACTAGACCGTTTACTTTTGAAGGACGGAAACGTCAAACACAGGCAATCGGCGGTATTACTGCGATGAAAGAATCTGTGGATACATTAATCGTCATTCCTAATGATAAATTGCTTGAAATTGTAGATAAAAATACACCGATGCTAGAGGCTTTCCGTGAGGCTGATAATGTACTGCGTCAAGGGGTACAAGGTATTTCTGATTTGATTGCTGTACCTGGACTTATTAACTTGGACTTTGCCGACGTAAAAACGATCATGTCGAATAAAGGCTCTGCTCTTATGGGAATCGGGATGTCTACGGGAGAAAATAGAGCTTCCGAAGCGGCGAAAAAAGCCATTTCCAGCCCACTACTTGAAACATCAATCGATGGTGCAAAAGGTGTGCTTATGAATATTACAGGCGGTTCAAACTTGAGTCTGTTCGAAGTACAGGAAGCAGCCGATATCGTTGCTTCTGCATCAGATGAAGATGTGAATATGATTTTCGGTTCTGTCATCAACGACAATTTGAAAGATGAGATTATCGTAACAGTCATTGCAACAGGATTCAGTGAAGAACAACTAACCGTATCGCGTCCTGCAAGAAGCCCTGGCTTCGGTGCAAGCCGTTCGCAACCACGTGAGCAGCAATCGCCGATACAACAGCCGCCAACGCGGGAGCGTAGAGAGGAAGCGCCACAGTTCCAACAACAGGAACCGACACGCCAATCTCAGAGTGGTCAACAAGATGATACACTCGATATTCCGACGTTTTTACGCAATCGTCGTCGTTAA
- the ftsA gene encoding cell division protein FtsA, whose translation MSQSELYVSLDIGSSSVKVLIGEVDGGSLHVIGVGNVQSAGIRKGTIIDIDATVQTIRKAVEQAERMTGMQIREVILGIPANGVLLQDVKGVVAVNSENREITDDDLDRVMKSAQVMSVPPDREIVNIIPKQFIVDDYDEITDPRGMIGVRLEMDGTLITTSKTLVHNILRCVERAGLVIREIYLQPLAAGTFALTKDEKNHGSAFIDIGGGSTTVSIFGENRFMATAVIPVGGDHITKDLSIILKTPTEQARKIKHQYGHAFSDDASDDELFEVPVIGADSKDQYSQRYISEIIGVRLEELFDLVLEELYRMGVHDLPGGVVLTGGITKMDGLLQLARHVLKTRVRIHTPEYIGVREPMYTTAVGLINYAHMQDTYFGHEPDLQTVAASENHMPAQTNKKKSVDRNKEKKPGILDKAKKVFDNFFE comes from the coding sequence TTGAGCCAATCAGAATTATATGTATCACTTGATATAGGTTCTTCGTCGGTTAAAGTGTTAATCGGTGAAGTGGATGGCGGATCCTTGCACGTTATTGGAGTTGGCAATGTTCAATCCGCAGGAATCCGGAAAGGGACTATCATCGATATCGATGCAACTGTCCAAACTATCCGAAAAGCGGTCGAACAGGCCGAGAGGATGACGGGGATGCAAATCCGTGAGGTCATTCTGGGCATTCCTGCAAATGGCGTTTTGTTACAGGACGTCAAAGGAGTTGTGGCAGTTAACTCGGAAAATCGTGAAATTACTGATGATGACCTCGATAGGGTTATGAAATCAGCACAAGTCATGTCTGTTCCTCCTGATCGGGAAATCGTTAATATCATTCCGAAACAATTCATCGTTGATGATTATGATGAGATAACGGATCCAAGAGGAATGATTGGTGTTCGGCTCGAAATGGACGGAACACTTATTACTACATCAAAAACACTTGTTCATAATATATTACGCTGTGTAGAACGAGCGGGTCTTGTTATACGAGAAATCTATTTGCAACCACTTGCGGCAGGCACGTTTGCTCTTACGAAAGATGAAAAGAATCACGGCAGTGCATTCATCGATATTGGGGGAGGTTCTACCACAGTCTCCATTTTTGGCGAAAATAGATTCATGGCGACAGCAGTCATACCGGTAGGCGGAGATCATATTACAAAAGATCTTTCAATTATATTGAAAACACCAACCGAGCAGGCAAGGAAAATTAAGCATCAGTATGGACATGCATTCTCAGATGATGCATCAGATGATGAGTTGTTTGAAGTACCTGTCATTGGGGCTGACTCAAAAGATCAATACAGCCAGAGATACATATCGGAAATTATTGGTGTACGACTTGAAGAACTTTTTGATCTCGTACTGGAAGAATTGTATCGTATGGGCGTGCATGATCTACCAGGCGGAGTCGTATTGACCGGTGGGATAACGAAGATGGATGGTCTTCTTCAATTAGCGAGACATGTGTTAAAAACTAGAGTCCGTATCCATACACCGGAGTACATTGGTGTAAGAGAACCGATGTATACAACTGCGGTAGGACTTATAAACTATGCACATATGCAAGATACTTATTTCGGACATGAACCCGATTTACAGACAGTTGCGGCTTCCGAGAATCATATGCCGGCACAGACTAATAAGAAAAAATCAGTAGACCGAAACAAAGAAAAGAAACCTGGTATTTTAGATAAAGCAAAGAAAGTCTTTGACAATTTCTTCGAATGA
- a CDS encoding small basic family protein — translation MWLPLLGLILGISLGLLSDLQIPTVYDDYLSIAVLAALDTLFGGIRAHLQRVYDDKVFISGFFFNIALAAALAFLGVHLGVDLYLAAIFAFGVRLFQNIAVIRRIMLTKWTERGKVSNTNAP, via the coding sequence ATGTGGTTACCATTACTTGGGCTCATACTCGGGATTTCTTTGGGGCTATTATCAGACCTTCAAATTCCGACGGTATATGACGATTACTTATCGATTGCCGTCCTTGCTGCTCTGGATACGCTATTCGGGGGCATCAGGGCTCATTTACAGCGAGTGTACGATGATAAGGTGTTTATATCCGGATTCTTCTTCAACATCGCTCTGGCGGCCGCACTCGCGTTTCTAGGGGTGCATCTAGGAGTCGATTTATATCTTGCGGCCATTTTCGCATTCGGTGTTAGGTTATTTCAGAACATCGCTGTTATAAGAAGAATTATGCTTACGAAATGGACAGAACGTGGTAAGGTTTCAAATACGAATGCACCTTAA
- a CDS encoding DUF881 domain-containing protein, with protein sequence MRKTMHWRFTLILLLVGFMTAVQFNSMNNPEERDTRDIWAIRQDLATEKQFHSELLSEIRELDKTILTYKSLNNENTGRALNETVDKLYRQAGVTDVEGPGIIINVRPSAESVAFGVPITGISPDLLTRFVNELNRFKGIIFEIDGKRYTMLSSIRDINGMTTVNGLNVSTPPFTMKIISPTLTDSEKLYNYLVASAIHDDFYLDDLIFEVGKPEMAVKVRGYPERLENQFLEELPKGE encoded by the coding sequence GTGAGAAAAACAATGCATTGGAGATTCACATTGATCTTGCTCCTTGTCGGGTTTATGACAGCCGTCCAATTTAATTCGATGAATAATCCTGAAGAACGAGATACAAGGGACATCTGGGCAATCCGTCAAGACCTGGCAACCGAAAAGCAATTCCACTCCGAATTGCTTTCAGAAATTCGGGAGTTGGACAAAACGATTCTTACTTATAAATCGTTAAATAATGAAAACACGGGAAGGGCTCTAAACGAAACAGTGGACAAGCTCTATCGTCAAGCAGGTGTCACAGACGTTGAGGGACCAGGTATTATTATCAACGTTCGGCCATCTGCTGAAAGTGTAGCATTCGGTGTTCCAATCACCGGAATTTCCCCGGATCTGCTCACCCGTTTCGTCAATGAGTTGAATCGTTTTAAAGGCATCATATTCGAAATTGACGGCAAACGATATACGATGTTGAGCTCGATCAGAGATATTAATGGAATGACAACTGTAAATGGATTGAATGTTTCAACACCACCATTCACCATGAAAATCATTTCCCCGACCTTAACGGACAGTGAGAAATTGTACAATTATTTAGTAGCCTCGGCGATTCATGATGATTTTTATCTTGACGATTTAATCTTTGAAGTTGGGAAGCCAGAAATGGCGGTAAAAGTCCGCGGTTACCCAGAAAGGTTAGAAAATCAGTTTTTAGAGGAATTGCCGAAAGGGGAATGA
- a CDS encoding DUF881 domain-containing protein, whose amino-acid sequence MKKVNDEYKKRGRNILFSVVFLVLGFILAFSYRTLGINQESNSMKSPTFTKGEDFREGLISQQERNKELTDEIAAKQEEIREYERSFSVGEEDHASLVEEAKNLRLLLGVIPAAGQGVKVTLKDADYDPVEQNPNDYIVHESHIFRVVNELRISGAQGLAINGQRITANSYIKCTGPVITVDGRTFPAPFVIEAIGDMDVLSSALHLKGGVIDSLIRDNIVVTTEQSKDIRLSALRNES is encoded by the coding sequence ATGAAGAAGGTGAATGATGAATACAAAAAGAGGGGTAGAAACATTCTTTTTTCAGTCGTGTTTCTCGTACTCGGTTTCATCCTCGCATTTTCATATCGAACCCTTGGCATAAATCAGGAGTCCAATAGCATGAAATCCCCTACATTTACTAAGGGAGAGGATTTCCGAGAAGGACTAATCAGTCAACAGGAGCGAAATAAAGAACTGACCGATGAAATCGCCGCCAAGCAGGAAGAGATACGTGAGTATGAACGTTCTTTCTCCGTGGGGGAGGAAGATCATGCCAGCCTCGTTGAAGAGGCCAAAAATCTCCGCTTGCTGCTTGGTGTAATCCCTGCTGCCGGACAAGGTGTTAAGGTTACTTTGAAGGATGCCGATTACGATCCTGTTGAACAAAATCCGAACGATTATATTGTTCATGAAAGTCATATTTTTCGGGTCGTCAATGAATTAAGGATTTCGGGCGCACAAGGATTAGCGATAAATGGACAACGAATAACAGCAAACTCTTATATAAAATGCACTGGGCCAGTTATTACGGTCGATGGAAGAACTTTTCCAGCCCCTTTCGTAATAGAGGCGATTGGTGATATGGATGTTCTATCTTCGGCATTGCATTTAAAAGGCGGTGTGATTGACAGCCTTATTCGGGATAATATCGTTGTCACTACGGAACAATCAAAGGATATCCGGCTGTCCGCTTTACGCAATGAGAGTTGA
- a CDS encoding cell division protein FtsQ/DivIB, which produces MDKVIDIEERIPSLREKRRRKTNKKFLFMLTVFVIALLAILYFQSPLSKVGEITVSGAVLHEEAFYKEQSGLTLDKPIWSFSIGSIEETLGRVEGVKKVSVSRKWFRDIEIAITEWKTVAYLEDGGQYSLLLESGETFPAGILLPEAESPVLNNFKNPDTRKRLTAQLLKMDDNVYRLISEIIVVGDEKDSDSITVYMDDGFEVRAFISTFAEKMAYYPDITAQLNSYEKGVIDMEVGTFFTPFSKAYGIMEEEDIVDEEGE; this is translated from the coding sequence ATGGACAAAGTCATTGACATCGAGGAGCGAATTCCATCCTTGCGGGAAAAGCGCCGCAGGAAAACGAATAAAAAATTCCTGTTCATGTTGACTGTGTTCGTTATTGCGCTCCTAGCTATTCTTTACTTTCAATCACCGCTAAGTAAAGTGGGAGAAATTACAGTAAGTGGCGCGGTTCTTCATGAGGAAGCATTTTATAAAGAACAGAGTGGTTTAACTTTGGACAAGCCAATTTGGAGCTTCAGTATCGGTAGTATTGAAGAGACACTTGGGAGAGTAGAAGGCGTAAAAAAAGTGTCCGTGTCACGGAAGTGGTTTAGGGATATTGAAATCGCAATTACTGAATGGAAGACGGTGGCTTATCTGGAAGACGGTGGACAATATAGTTTACTGTTAGAAAGTGGAGAAACGTTTCCAGCCGGCATATTGTTACCTGAGGCTGAGTCGCCCGTCTTAAATAATTTTAAGAATCCCGACACACGGAAGCGGTTAACAGCACAGCTGCTGAAAATGGACGATAATGTTTATCGCTTGATTTCGGAAATAATTGTTGTAGGGGATGAAAAGGATTCGGATAGTATTACAGTTTATATGGATGACGGATTCGAGGTCCGTGCATTCATCTCAACGTTTGCTGAAAAAATGGCTTATTATCCGGATATTACGGCACAATTGAACAGCTATGAAAAAGGTGTAATAGACATGGAAGTCGGGACGTTCTTCACTCCTTTTAGTAAGGCATATGGGATAATGGAGGAGGAAGATATCGTTGATGAAGAAGGTGAATGA